One window of Neptuniibacter halophilus genomic DNA carries:
- a CDS encoding CBS domain-containing protein, with the protein MFSIYDYEGRVFRNTLEELYRVNPVESSAELLKSSGEFHQDSSQAGFVAKHPVPNHTALQAYRDLIHASPKDELRHAYEIMQEEFDLLSDTSTVYEAMNTLVERQLNALPVVNDKKRIVGIFSHDLLVKTLLESESEPPNLKITPLNTCVSDKVITAEPVTSIRRIAEVMYQYNLTLIPVTDAYEALVGLISARDIAKAVANEPPVSIWT; encoded by the coding sequence ATGTTCTCTATTTATGACTATGAAGGGCGAGTTTTCAGAAACACACTTGAGGAGCTTTACAGGGTTAATCCTGTCGAGAGTTCGGCTGAGCTGCTCAAGTCCAGCGGTGAGTTCCATCAGGACAGCTCACAGGCCGGTTTTGTTGCTAAACACCCTGTGCCTAACCATACCGCATTGCAGGCATACCGTGACTTAATTCATGCCAGTCCTAAAGATGAATTACGCCACGCCTATGAGATCATGCAGGAAGAATTTGACTTGCTGAGTGATACCAGCACGGTTTATGAAGCAATGAATACACTGGTCGAGCGGCAATTAAATGCATTACCGGTGGTCAATGATAAGAAACGTATTGTCGGCATATTTTCACATGATCTGCTTGTGAAAACGTTGCTTGAAAGTGAATCGGAACCCCCGAATTTAAAAATAACGCCGCTGAATACCTGTGTCTCAGATAAGGTCATTACCGCTGAACCTGTCACCAGTATTCGAAGAATTGCGGAGGTCATGTATCAATATAATCTGACGCTGATACCTGTGACCGATGCTTATGAAGCGTTAGTGGGCCTTATCTCAGCCAGAGATATAGCTAAAGCTGTCGCGAATGAGCCTCCCGTCAGTATCTGGACGTAA
- a CDS encoding CoA-acylating methylmalonate-semialdehyde dehydrogenase, giving the protein MSIIGHLINGEIRTDAARTQDVFNPSTGAADKQVALASVATVEEAIAAAEAAFPAWRNTPPAKRAQVMYRFKHLLEQHADKICEMIGEEHGKIHHDAMGELQRGIENVEYACGAPELLKGEHSRNVGPGIDSWSEFQPLGVVAGITPFNFPAMVPLWMYPMAIVCGNTFVLKPSERDPSSTMFIAELLEEAGLPKGVINVVNGDKEAVDVLLTDERVKAVSFVGSTPIAEYIYSTANAHGKRCQALGGAKNHAIVMPDADMDNAVNQLLGAAFGSSGERCMALSVAVAVGDEAADTLVAKLKEAMAPLKVGAFSNRENDFGPVITRAHQEKVNGYISSAEADGASVVVDGRNPQVAGYEEGFYVGATLIDNVTAEMQSYQEEIFGPVLQVVRADSMEAAMQLINDHEYGNGTCIFTRDGEAARYFSDHIQVGMVGINVPLPVPVSYHSFGGWKRSLFGDLHAYGPDAVRFYTKRKTITQRWPSSGVREGVSFSFPS; this is encoded by the coding sequence ATGTCAATTATCGGACATCTGATTAACGGCGAGATCCGCACTGATGCGGCGCGCACCCAGGACGTTTTCAACCCATCCACCGGTGCTGCAGATAAGCAGGTTGCACTGGCAAGCGTTGCAACTGTAGAAGAGGCGATTGCAGCAGCAGAAGCCGCTTTCCCGGCATGGCGCAACACCCCACCGGCGAAACGTGCACAGGTGATGTACCGCTTCAAACACCTGCTGGAACAGCACGCAGACAAAATCTGCGAAATGATCGGTGAAGAACACGGTAAGATCCACCACGATGCGATGGGCGAACTGCAGCGCGGTATCGAAAACGTTGAGTATGCCTGCGGTGCGCCTGAGCTGCTCAAAGGCGAGCACAGCCGTAACGTCGGTCCGGGTATCGATTCCTGGAGTGAGTTCCAGCCACTGGGTGTGGTGGCCGGTATTACGCCGTTCAACTTCCCGGCGATGGTACCGCTGTGGATGTACCCGATGGCGATCGTTTGCGGTAACACGTTCGTTCTGAAACCATCTGAGCGTGATCCTTCCTCCACTATGTTCATTGCTGAACTGCTGGAAGAAGCGGGTCTGCCAAAAGGCGTGATCAACGTCGTTAACGGTGACAAAGAAGCAGTTGATGTACTGCTGACCGACGAGCGTGTTAAAGCGGTCAGCTTTGTTGGTTCTACACCGATTGCTGAGTACATCTACAGCACGGCGAACGCGCACGGTAAGCGTTGTCAGGCACTGGGTGGCGCGAAAAACCACGCCATCGTGATGCCGGATGCGGATATGGATAACGCCGTAAACCAACTGCTCGGTGCGGCTTTCGGCTCCTCCGGTGAGCGCTGCATGGCCCTGTCTGTTGCCGTTGCCGTGGGTGATGAAGCCGCGGATACGCTGGTCGCTAAGTTGAAAGAAGCGATGGCACCACTGAAAGTAGGTGCGTTCAGCAACCGCGAAAACGACTTTGGCCCGGTGATCACCCGTGCTCATCAGGAGAAAGTGAACGGTTATATCAGCAGTGCGGAAGCCGATGGTGCGAGCGTGGTGGTTGATGGCCGTAACCCGCAGGTTGCCGGCTATGAAGAAGGCTTCTATGTGGGCGCAACGCTGATCGACAACGTTACAGCAGAGATGCAGAGCTATCAGGAAGAGATCTTCGGCCCGGTGCTGCAGGTAGTACGTGCAGATTCAATGGAAGCGGCGATGCAACTGATCAACGATCACGAATACGGTAACGGTACCTGTATCTTTACCCGTGACGGTGAAGCGGCGCGTTACTTCTCTGATCACATTCAGGTGGGCATGGTCGGTATCAACGTACCGCTGCCGGTACCGGTTTCCTACCACAGCTTTGGTGGCTGGAAGCGCTCTCTGTTCGGTGACCTGCATGCCTACGGCCCGGATGCGGTTCGCTTCTACACCAAGCGCAAGACGATCACCCAGCGCTGGCCATCCAGCGGTGTGCGTGAAGGGGTGAGCTTCTCATTCCCGAGCTAA
- a CDS encoding aspartate aminotransferase family protein, giving the protein MPDKNDRLAKCGLTQQQLDAHWMPFTGNRQFKQDPRLIVSAEGNYYTDADGRKIFDGLSGLWTCGAGHSRPEITEAVSKQVKELDYSPAFQFGHPKSFELAHRITELMPEGLNRVFFTGSGSESVETALKIARAYWRKKGMAGKTRLVGRAKGYHGVNFGGISVGGIGPNRAIYGQGIDAIHLPHTMLAENRFAQGMPDSGAHLADDLEQQIMLHDASNIAAVIVEPMSGSAGVIPPPQGYLQRLREICDKHNILLIFDEVITAFGRMGSNTGAEEFGVTPDLMTTAKQLTNGVIPMGAVIAKQEIYDTFMAEGGADYMLELPHGYTYSAHPVACAAGLASLDILANDKLVERVKSISPQFQEMVHSLKGTKYISDIRNYGLAAGFTIESAPGEPALRPYQIAMKCWEKGFYVRYGGDTIQLGLPFTVEISEIDSLINALGESINELD; this is encoded by the coding sequence ATGCCTGACAAAAATGACCGCCTGGCAAAATGTGGCCTGACCCAGCAGCAGCTGGATGCACACTGGATGCCGTTTACTGGTAACCGCCAGTTCAAACAGGACCCGCGTCTGATCGTATCAGCCGAAGGTAACTACTACACCGATGCTGACGGCCGCAAGATCTTTGATGGTCTCTCCGGCCTGTGGACTTGTGGTGCGGGTCACAGCCGCCCGGAGATCACCGAAGCGGTCAGCAAACAGGTTAAGGAGCTGGATTATTCTCCGGCCTTCCAGTTTGGTCACCCGAAATCCTTTGAGCTTGCACACCGTATCACCGAGCTGATGCCGGAAGGCCTTAATCGCGTGTTCTTTACCGGTTCCGGTTCTGAGTCGGTAGAAACTGCCCTGAAGATCGCCCGTGCTTACTGGCGTAAGAAAGGCATGGCCGGCAAGACTCGTCTGGTTGGTCGCGCGAAAGGTTACCATGGAGTTAACTTTGGTGGCATCAGTGTGGGTGGTATTGGGCCTAACCGGGCTATCTACGGTCAGGGCATCGATGCGATTCACCTGCCGCACACTATGCTGGCGGAAAACCGCTTTGCTCAGGGTATGCCGGATTCCGGTGCTCATCTGGCGGATGATCTGGAGCAACAGATCATGCTGCACGATGCGTCTAACATTGCCGCGGTTATCGTTGAGCCTATGTCCGGTTCTGCCGGCGTAATCCCGCCACCGCAGGGTTACCTGCAGCGTCTGCGTGAGATCTGCGACAAGCACAATATTCTGCTGATCTTCGATGAGGTGATCACCGCATTCGGTCGTATGGGCTCCAACACCGGTGCCGAAGAGTTTGGCGTTACCCCGGACCTGATGACGACAGCGAAGCAGTTGACCAACGGTGTGATTCCGATGGGTGCTGTGATCGCAAAGCAAGAGATCTACGACACCTTCATGGCTGAGGGCGGTGCAGATTACATGCTCGAACTGCCACACGGTTACACCTACTCAGCGCATCCGGTTGCTTGTGCAGCGGGTCTGGCTTCTCTGGATATTCTGGCGAATGACAAGCTGGTGGAGCGGGTTAAATCGATCTCTCCTCAGTTCCAGGAGATGGTGCATAGCCTCAAAGGTACCAAGTACATCAGCGATATCCGTAACTACGGTCTGGCGGCGGGCTTCACGATTGAATCCGCACCGGGTGAGCCTGCGCTGCGTCCTTACCAGATCGCGATGAAGTGCTGGGAGAAAGGTTTCTATGTGCGTTACGGCGGTGACACCATCCAGCTGGGTCTGCCGTTTACGGTTGAGATTTCCGAAATCGATTCCCTGATCAATGCGCTGGGTGAATCGATTAACGAACTGGACTAA
- a CDS encoding LysR family transcriptional regulator → MSRSDNLLPRQLGDAHIRLLRIYKAVIESGGFSSAEVILNISRPAISQAISELESLLQMRLCNRGRSGFSITEEGEAVYQATLQLLSSLETFRAQINAINTDLRGELNIGITDNMVSMPRMRITRSLAALKQRGPEIVINIRMIPPNAIETAVLDGQLQIGVVPELRTLPGLNYFPLYEERSELYCSDTHPLFGRYDSEISEQDLASAEAVLPAYPQAAEIRQQQAGLKASASSTDREGIAFLILSGEYIGFLPTHFAERWVRDGKLRAIQPGQRYFHTQFMAITRKGARTNLVLEAYLEELINTERAG, encoded by the coding sequence ATGAGCCGCTCCGATAACCTCCTGCCGCGCCAGCTTGGCGACGCCCATATACGCTTGCTGAGAATCTATAAAGCAGTCATTGAGAGTGGCGGTTTCTCTTCCGCCGAAGTGATTCTGAATATCAGTCGCCCGGCGATCAGTCAGGCGATCAGCGAACTGGAAAGCCTGCTGCAGATGAGACTCTGCAACCGCGGACGCTCCGGCTTTTCCATCACAGAGGAAGGCGAAGCGGTCTATCAGGCCACCTTGCAACTACTGAGCAGTCTGGAAACCTTCCGCGCCCAGATTAATGCCATCAACACCGACCTGCGCGGCGAATTGAATATTGGCATTACCGACAATATGGTGAGCATGCCACGGATGCGTATCACCCGGTCGCTGGCGGCGCTGAAACAACGCGGTCCGGAGATTGTTATCAATATCCGCATGATTCCGCCGAATGCAATTGAAACCGCGGTACTCGACGGCCAGTTGCAGATCGGCGTGGTACCGGAACTGCGCACCCTCCCCGGCCTGAACTACTTCCCACTGTATGAGGAACGTTCGGAGCTGTACTGCAGTGATACCCACCCACTGTTCGGGCGCTACGATTCCGAGATCAGCGAACAGGATCTGGCCAGTGCCGAAGCCGTTTTGCCCGCCTACCCTCAGGCCGCCGAAATCCGTCAGCAGCAGGCCGGGCTCAAAGCCAGCGCCAGTTCGACCGATCGTGAAGGGATCGCGTTTCTGATTCTGAGTGGAGAATATATCGGATTTCTACCGACCCACTTTGCTGAACGCTGGGTCAGGGACGGAAAGTTACGCGCGATTCAGCCGGGGCAACGCTATTTTCATACCCAGTTTATGGCAATAACCCGTAAAGGAGCCCGTACCAATCTGGTACTGGAGGCTTATCTTGAAGAACTGATTAATACAGAGCGGGCCGGATAG
- a CDS encoding cupin domain-containing protein, protein MQKKLLRIKPAEVAPEAMPIAQERILSGAPKEVLENLFTNDKENFFCGVWSSDTGRWTLNYTEDEFCYMIRGKAIITNSEGGAEEVNAGDAFVIPAGFQGSWETVGEAQKFYAIYEEA, encoded by the coding sequence ATGCAGAAAAAACTACTTCGTATCAAGCCGGCAGAGGTTGCACCTGAAGCGATGCCTATTGCTCAGGAGCGGATTTTGTCCGGTGCGCCCAAAGAGGTGCTGGAAAACCTGTTTACCAACGATAAAGAAAACTTCTTCTGTGGCGTCTGGTCTTCTGATACAGGTCGCTGGACTCTGAACTATACCGAGGATGAGTTTTGCTACATGATCCGTGGCAAAGCGATTATCACCAATAGTGAAGGTGGCGCCGAAGAGGTGAACGCCGGTGACGCGTTTGTGATTCCGGCGGGCTTTCAGGGTAGCTGGGAAACCGTAGGTGAAGCGCAGAAGTTTTACGCGATCTACGAAGAGGCGTAA
- a CDS encoding TetR/AcrR family transcriptional regulator has translation MSKDQSANQKTPVKRKAQDLKPRNAPVQGRSKKRSKQIIDVTGELLERVGFDDLNTILIAKEVGISIGSLYHYFPNKHAILYAMGLSWLEEIDRVLQEIAQWPVEEMALEELVDKMLAINLKVYKRQKAVLTLVQAMFSVPELRDLDARHDELVISRMAALFKRMGINRHLKERERLGRLYLETSHSVFLVVVNQTGERSKRTLADLKFMLCSLLRQHLQQCQTDQ, from the coding sequence ATGAGCAAGGATCAATCCGCAAACCAGAAGACCCCGGTAAAACGTAAGGCACAGGATCTTAAACCGCGTAACGCTCCGGTTCAGGGGCGTTCAAAAAAACGCTCAAAGCAGATCATTGATGTGACTGGCGAATTACTGGAGCGGGTTGGCTTTGACGATCTGAACACCATTCTGATCGCTAAAGAGGTGGGGATCTCAATCGGTTCTCTGTACCACTATTTCCCGAACAAGCATGCGATTCTCTATGCCATGGGCCTGAGCTGGCTTGAAGAGATTGACCGGGTACTGCAAGAGATTGCCCAGTGGCCGGTTGAGGAGATGGCGCTTGAAGAGCTGGTCGATAAGATGCTGGCCATCAACCTTAAGGTTTATAAGCGACAGAAGGCGGTTCTGACGCTGGTGCAGGCGATGTTCTCCGTACCTGAATTACGTGATCTGGATGCCCGGCACGATGAGCTGGTTATCTCCCGGATGGCGGCCTTGTTCAAACGTATGGGGATCAACCGTCACCTTAAGGAGCGTGAGCGCCTCGGTCGACTCTACCTGGAAACCAGTCATAGTGTTTTTCTGGTGGTGGTGAATCAGACCGGCGAGCGTTCCAAGCGTACCCTTGCAGATCTGAAATTTATGCTTTGTAGCCTGTTGCGTCAGCATCTGCAGCAGTGTCAGACAGATCAATAA
- a CDS encoding NAD(P)/FAD-dependent oxidoreductase produces MSLKGYESSYYADSANAKKDYPSLQGEVRTDICVIGAGFTGLSAALHLAEKGYSVSLLEAEKVGWGASGRNGGQVCQGHNMGHEEMIAKVGRPAADALWQMSLESVDLVKELIDRHQISCDLKQGVMHVAAKPSHSKELQESVEYKQNVLGYDAIRYVEPSEVADMLGTHRYHAGEYWTEAAHLHPLNYALGLAAAAEKAGVKIYENSRVTEYHAGAGARVKTAEGEVRADYILLACNGYLGKLEPRIAGKIMPINNFILATEPLDEALCRKINRDDLAIADSRFVINYFKLSGDNRLLWGGGENYTTKFPSDIGSFVRKYMLEFYPELKDLRIDYGWGGTLAITLNRMPYFDRVEENLFVAQGYSGHGVALATLGGKLMAEAVSGSAEKFDLFSKVPTPTFPGGTLLRFPGLVAGMLYYSMRDRFF; encoded by the coding sequence ATGAGTTTGAAAGGGTACGAGTCCTCTTATTACGCGGACTCTGCAAACGCAAAAAAGGATTATCCTTCTCTGCAGGGTGAGGTACGGACCGATATCTGTGTGATCGGTGCCGGTTTTACCGGCTTGTCTGCCGCATTGCATCTGGCAGAAAAAGGCTATTCGGTTTCTCTGCTGGAAGCTGAGAAGGTGGGCTGGGGTGCATCCGGCCGCAATGGTGGTCAGGTCTGTCAGGGTCATAATATGGGCCATGAAGAGATGATCGCTAAAGTGGGCCGTCCGGCAGCGGATGCGCTGTGGCAGATGTCTCTGGAGTCGGTTGATCTGGTGAAAGAGCTGATCGACAGGCATCAGATCAGTTGTGACCTGAAGCAGGGCGTGATGCACGTTGCTGCCAAACCTTCACACAGTAAAGAGCTGCAGGAATCCGTAGAATATAAGCAGAATGTGCTTGGCTATGATGCGATCAGGTATGTAGAGCCCTCTGAGGTGGCCGACATGCTGGGGACTCACCGTTACCATGCCGGAGAATACTGGACTGAAGCGGCGCATCTGCATCCATTGAATTATGCGTTGGGTCTGGCGGCGGCAGCAGAGAAGGCCGGCGTCAAAATCTACGAAAACAGTCGCGTAACGGAGTACCACGCCGGTGCGGGTGCCCGGGTAAAAACTGCAGAGGGTGAGGTGCGGGCTGACTACATTCTGCTGGCCTGTAATGGTTATCTGGGTAAGCTGGAGCCGCGTATTGCCGGTAAGATCATGCCGATCAATAACTTTATTCTGGCTACAGAACCGCTGGATGAAGCACTGTGCCGCAAAATAAACCGCGATGACCTGGCGATTGCTGATTCCCGTTTCGTTATTAACTACTTCAAATTGTCCGGTGATAACCGTCTGCTCTGGGGGGGCGGTGAGAACTACACCACTAAGTTCCCGAGCGATATCGGCAGTTTTGTGCGCAAGTATATGCTTGAGTTTTACCCTGAGCTTAAAGATCTGCGTATTGACTACGGTTGGGGCGGAACGCTGGCGATTACGCTCAACCGGATGCCGTATTTCGACCGCGTTGAGGAGAATCTGTTTGTGGCACAGGGCTACTCCGGGCATGGTGTTGCGCTGGCGACACTGGGAGGCAAGCTGATGGCTGAAGCGGTCAGTGGTTCTGCCGAGAAGTTTGATCTGTTCTCGAAAGTGCCGACGCCAACGTTCCCGGGCGGAACCTTACTGCGTTTCCCGGGGCTGGTTGCCGGGATGCTTTATTACTCTATGCGTGACCGGTTCTTTTAA